The segment CCCCAACTGGCTGTTGCCTGCCGCCCACGTTGCCGATGCAATCAACGATATCACCCGCTGCTGGACCTGCCATGCCCTGACGGCCCCAAGTCCGATCCCTGCCGCGACCACCTGCCGGGTATGCCATGCGGCATCAGACCCGTTCATGGTCCAGGGCAGCTGCTCCTCCTGCCACAACAATCCTCCGGACGGCAATGGTCCGGCCGGCAACGTCAGGCCGAATCGCTCCGGCGAGCATAACAGGCATGTGAATGGCGAGGGTTTTGGCTGCGCCACCTGTCATCAGGGCTTTGGTTCCGATACTCTGGGCCACTGGTATCCGGATCCCCTGACCCCGGCGGATGTGCAGTTTGCGGCAACGATTGCGATGACCTATGACGGCACAAACTGCAACGGCACATGTCACGGGAAGAACCATAATCCGGAATCCTGGTGAAACCATCGATGAGATCTTGACGCCTTGATTTCAGCCGGTAAATGACGATATTTTTAACAGGAACTGATATCAATAAATGAAATGATAGATGGGAGGTCGCTATGTTAAATGGAAAAGAGTTGTGCAACAAGATAACCCAGATCTACCCCGATATCGGCGCTTGCGGTATCAATCTCGATGTGCAATATGACGACGGCAAAGAGGCCTGGATGGTCGATTTAAGCAAAAATCATCATCACCTCCAGACCAGACTGGAAATGGACGAAGCTGAAAAATGTCTGGCCGGCAAGCAATGCGTCTCTCTGGGCATTCAGGTTTCCCAGTTGGTCAACAACATCGATCAGCTTTGAAAGAGGAGGTGCACCATGAACGACAGAAGACATGAGAAGAAAACAGTCCGCCTCGACGACGAGGGATATCTCACCGACCAGAATGACTGGGACGAGGATGTCGCTCTGTTCCTTGCCGGTCGTGAAGGCAGGGCTGAACTGACCGCAGAACAGATGGAGATCATCAGATTCATGCGGACCTATTACAAAAAGTACAACGCTTTCCCGATGCTGCAATATGTCTGTAAAAACATCAACCAGCCGCGTGAATGCGTAACCGAACAGTTCATCAACCCCGGAATCGCCTGGAAGATCGCCGGGCTGCCGAAACTGGACGGCATTCATTTCATCAGCCCGGACGGCAAGAACTTCCGGATGGAAGAGTGCTGCTGATCCAAGATCTGGCGCTCTG is part of the Pseudomonadota bacterium genome and harbors:
- a CDS encoding TusE/DsrC/DsvC family sulfur relay protein; protein product: MNDRRHEKKTVRLDDEGYLTDQNDWDEDVALFLAGREGRAELTAEQMEIIRFMRTYYKKYNAFPMLQYVCKNINQPRECVTEQFINPGIAWKIAGLPKLDGIHFISPDGKNFRMEECC